CTCCTTGCGGCGATAATACTCCTCTCTGTCTCGGTGGTCGAAGCCGAGAAACTTTCAGCCGCGGTGCTACGCTACGGCCTCCTCAGCCTGGCCTTTGTAATAGTTTTAATCCAGCTCAAGGCCCCCGATGTTGCCCTCTCTGCCGTCGTGGTTGGGGCGATAGTCACGGGGCTCTTCCTCTACACGATAAAGGAGGTGGGGGAGTGAAGCGCCTCGTCGGAGCCCTCCTCGGTTCAGCCCTCCTGCTGGAGCTCCTCAGGCTTGACTATACCAAAGTCCCCTGGGGGAGCTACGCTTACTACTTAGCTAACTGGCGCGAGGTGGGAATACCAAACCTCGTGACGGCTATCCTCGCTGACTGGAGGGGCTATGACAGCCT
This sequence is a window from Thermococcus kodakarensis KOD1. Protein-coding genes within it:
- a CDS encoding hydrogenase subunit MbhD domain-containing protein, which gives rise to MLGTIHEVLLAAIILLSVSVVEAEKLSAAVLRYGLLSLAFVIVLIQLKAPDVALSAVVVGAIVTGLFLYTIKEVGE